CCCCTCAAAGGGATAGTATGTCTCCCCGTTTTTCCATTCCTCACGGAGCCTTCGACTGACGTGGAACCGGTAGGTTGGATCCACGGAGACGTATCCTTTGTCAAAAAGCCGGTGGATATCCGACCGGAGGAGAATGCCGTTACCATAATCATGCGGCCCACCGTCGGAATAGGGTTTGATATGGGCTGCCTCTAGAACGGGGAGAGAGTGCTCCGTCGTGACGGCGCATGCACGGCCATAGGCGTCCAACACTGCGATACGAAAGCTTCTCTGGCCCAGTCGCCCCCTCACTGAAACGGGCCGGCCGAAACGCGCTCCCTCGTAGATCTCCCGGAGTGCGGGATCATTCACCCAATCACTTCTAAGGTCGGCCGCCCGGGCGAGACATTCTTGCCATACCCGGAGCCCCTCGCCTTGGGCTGTATCGTATGTCTTGCCTTGAACAATGTGCCGATTCCAATCCTCCGGCTGTTTCACCCAGTGGCTTTCAGGGAAAAAGACGACGTCGCCCACGATCCGGCAACCGATTACGGGATCTTCCCGTTGATCGTATGGACTTTTTCGATATCGGAAGATTCGCTCGATCATCTTCTCGAAAGTCGGCGCGCCATTCATTTCGCCAAAGGTCTCCCAGGCCAAGGAGGCGG
This region of Candidatus Eisenbacteria bacterium genomic DNA includes:
- a CDS encoding HNH endonuclease, yielding MRTWIANTDFEWYRFLSGRTDPEEVNFWQPSESKNFHAIPPGAPFLFKLKSPHSAIGGFGFFATASRLPASLAWETFGEMNGAPTFEKMIERIFRYRKSPYDQREDPVIGCRIVGDVVFFPESHWVKQPEDWNRHIVQGKTYDTAQGEGLRVWQECLARAADLRSDWVNDPALREIYEGARFGRPVSVRGRLGQRSFRIAVLDAYGRACAVTTEHSLPVLEAAHIKPYSDGGPHDYGNGILLRSDIHRLFDKGYVSVDPTYRFHVSRRLREEWKNGETYYPFEGRRILLPREESFQPDKRILEWHYEEIFRN